TTAAAAAGTCGGCTACTTCTGCAATATGAACATAGAGAATATATTTATCTTCTTTTTCTTCAAAGCTTAAAGCATCATCAAAATCCTGTGTTTCTTCTGCATCAACAGTAACTGTATAAAGATGGGTAAGGTCTTCTCTTTCTTCTTTTGAGATCTCGGTTTTAACTATTAATTCAGCTTCTTTTAATTCTTTTTCTGAAAAGGAAGTTGGATAATGGGTTTTTAAAATTTCTAAATTTTCATCTTCATTAAAAATTTTAGCTTCTACAAGAAGGTTAAAAACTTTGTAAGGTTCAGTTATATTTAAGCGTTTTAAAACTTCATAAGCTAATCTTCCAGAGGGAGTCTGGGTTTCCCAAAGCACATACTCCTTTAAAGCAGATATCCAAAAATCTATAATTTCTTGCGGGAAGGATTCTATATTTTTTAACTGAAGAGCTTTTATAAATTCTTCTCCCTCACTTAATTTTTTCAGTTTTTCCAATTCTTTTTTTCTTTGAAGAATTAATCTTTCTACTTCTTCCTTAGAAATTATTTGTAATAGGTTTGGTCCTTTTAATCTGAAATAAGTTCTATCTTCCAGAGCCTTTCTAACAAATCCTGCTATTTCATCTTCTGTAGGTATTCTTCCCAGAAGTAATTCTGCTGCATCTTTAATATGAATATCTTCTACTTCCTCTACTAAAATTTCCCAAATTTCTTCCAAATTAAATCTATTTTTTATTTCTTCTCTTTTTTCATTTTTTTCTTTTACAAGGGCTATAATTTGATTTAAGTCATTTAAAGGAGTAGGTTTTTCTTCAAAACAAACAAGAGACGAGAAATTTATAAGTTCTTCTTTCCCTGAGGGCAAAACAAGATGAAGTCTTTTTTCTTTAATATCCTTTATATAAGTGGTAATTATTTTTTCTTTATAAAAAATTTCTGCGAATCTTTTTTTAAGATACTCAAGGTTCATCAGCAATTTTTAGAGCATCTTTAAGATCTAAAGATCCTTCATAAAGAGCTCTACCTATAATTGCTCCAAAAAGACCCTTTTTTTCTAAATTTTTAAGATTTTTAATATCTTCTATAGTTGAAATTCCGCCTGCTATTATAAGGGGATGTGTTGAGACATCAAGAGCTTTTTCTAATCTTTCAAGTTCTAATCCTTGTTGTGTACCATCTCTTTCTATAAGAGTAAGAATAATAGCAAAAAGTTTAAGATCATTAAGTTTTTTAAAGAATTCTAAATAATCAATTTCAGATACTTCAAGCCAGCCTGAAATAGCAACTTTATTACCTTTCACATCTATACTAACTATTATCTGGTAAGGATATTTTTCTGTAATTTCTTTTAGCCAATCAAAAGATAAGATAGCCTTTGTTCCAAGAATTACTTGAGAAATCCCATTTTTTAAATAAAAATAAATAGTGTCCTCATCTCTTATACCTCCTCCTACTTGAACAGGAACATGTAAAATTTTTGCTATTTCTACTATTAAATCTTTATGAATAGGTTTCCCTTCTTTTGCTCCGTCAAGATCAACAATATGAATTCTTTTAGCCCCTTGCTTTTCAAAAAAGAGGGCATATTTTTTAGGATCTCCTCCATAAACCTTAACTTGATCATATTTTCCTTGGAACAATCTTACTACTTTATAGTTTTTTAAATCTATAGCAGGAATAATAAGCACTTTTAACTATTTTAAAGGAAAAGTTTTAAATATTTTTATTAAACCTCTTTCAGCAAGTTCTTCAGCAGAAAGCCATTTAAGTTTACCGTATAATTTTATATTTAAAATATTTTCACTTAACGGTTTTTGAGTTTCATAGAATTCTTCCATCCATAAAATTTTTCCTGTTTCTCCATCATAGAGAACAAGAGCAAAAGCTACACTTGCTGGTTCTACTATAGAAAAAGAACTCCCTTTTCTTTCTATAAATCTATAAATTCTACCATATAAAACTCCTTGGGTATTAGTTTTTTTGCAGAGTTCTTTAATAATTTCTGCCGGATTTTTAGTTTCTTCCAGTATTTGAGAAATAATATTTTCAAATTCATTTTCAGAAAGAAAAATAAAATTATAATGGGATGAATAATTAGATAAAAATTTTTTTAATAATCTATTTAAAGTTTCTTTCGCGGAAGGTTCTACATAGCCAGAAATTACCTCTTTTACAGGACAATAGAAAAAACTCTCACTATTTTCTGAACAGATTTCAAAAGGTAAAACAAGAATAGAATTTATATTTTTTGCAGTTTCATAAGGTAAATAAGTTGTTTTAGTTTTGCTACAACTATTCAAGCTTAAAAATAGGATAATAATTATAACAAAATATAATTTTTTAAAATCTTTCATATCTTAACCTCAGGCTCAAAGGATTTAAGTTAATATTATAGCATTTAATTTAGAATAGGAAATTTTTAAAATCTAAAAATTTGAAAAATTGGAATTTTTTTTTAAAATTATGATTAATTTTAAAAATTTAAGTTAAATCTCTGAAGGTTGACCATGCTTGATTTTATTTTTAAACCTAATTCTATTGCAGTTATTGGTGCTTCTGAAGATGAAAAGAAAATAGGACATGTAGTTTTTAGAAATTTAGTTAAGCAAGGATTTGAGGGAAAAGTTTATCCTGTAAATCCGAAAAGAGAAGAAATTCTTGGAATAAAATGTTACCCCTCAGTAAAAGATCTTCCTGAGAAAATAGACTTAGCTATAATAGTAATTCCTGCAAAAGGGGTTCCTTCAGTTATAAAGGACTGTGCA
The window above is part of the Thermodesulfobacterium geofontis OPF15 genome. Proteins encoded here:
- the hisA gene encoding 1-(5-phosphoribosyl)-5-[(5-phosphoribosylamino)methylideneamino]imidazole-4-carboxamide isomerase yields the protein MLIIPAIDLKNYKVVRLFQGKYDQVKVYGGDPKKYALFFEKQGAKRIHIVDLDGAKEGKPIHKDLIVEIAKILHVPVQVGGGIRDEDTIYFYLKNGISQVILGTKAILSFDWLKEITEKYPYQIIVSIDVKGNKVAISGWLEVSEIDYLEFFKKLNDLKLFAIILTLIERDGTQQGLELERLEKALDVSTHPLIIAGGISTIEDIKNLKNLEKKGLFGAIIGRALYEGSLDLKDALKIADEP